The following are encoded in a window of Castanea sativa cultivar Marrone di Chiusa Pesio chromosome 9, ASM4071231v1 genomic DNA:
- the LOC142611413 gene encoding uncharacterized protein LOC142611413, with protein MPQVDLENLVTACAGGSDRKIACETLADGDHRAEQSDQPEVPSDFPPESFWLSKDAELDWFDQHAFYERKDSGKGNGNSTNLNPNLNPSANSNSQRFSLSLKSKASIIGLPKPQKTCFVDAKARRNHKQGNTRLFPKRSGSVGKSESSVIEPSSPKVSCMGRVRSKRDRSRRLRNRQLSSERIPETEKSGGKRKTGFFATFRALFRAGRRDKPAPRVHAPQIESESPPRKSSAIKARDSTASDFDAPRGSLSETPGLGGMNRFASGRRSDAWADDVA; from the coding sequence ATGCCACAAGTGGATCTAGAGAACCTAGTTACAGCCTGTGCCGGCGGCTCCGATCGGAAAATCGCCTGTGAAACGCTCGCCGACGGAGATCACCGGGCGGAGCAGTCAGATCAACCGGAGGTACCTTCGGATTTCCCGCCGGAATCGTTTTGGCTTTCCAAGGACGCTGAGCTTGACTGGTTCGACCAGCACGCTTTCTACGAGCGAAAAGATTCGGGAAAAGGTAATGGAAACTCGACGAACTTGAATCCGAATCTGAATCCGAGTGCGAACTCGAATTCTCAGCGGTTCTCCCTCAGCTTGAAGTCCAAAGCTTCCATTATTGGCTTGCCGAAGCCTCAGAAGACTTGTTTCGTCGACGCGAAGGCTCGCCGGAACCACAAGCAGGGAAATACTCGGTTGTTTCCGAAACGGTCCGGTTCGGTAGGAAAATCGGAGTCTTCGGTGATTGAACCGTCGTCGCCGAAGGTTTCTTGCATGGGAAGGGTGAGATCGAAAAGAGACCGAAGTCGGAGACTAAGGAACCGGCAACTCTCCTCCGAACGGATCCCCGAGACAGAAAAATCGGGCGGAAAACGAAAAACCGGATTTTTCGCCACTTTTCGTGCTCTTTTCCGAGCCGGTCGGCGAGACAAACCGGCGCCTAGAGTTCACGCGCCACAGATTGAGTCCGAATCGCCTCCGAGGAAGAGTTCGGCGATTAAAGCGCGTGACAGTACGGCATCCGATTTTGACGCGCCGAGAGGGAGCTTATCGGAAACGCCCGGTTTGGGCGGAATGAACCGGTTCGCATCCGGAAGAAGATCAGACGCCTGGGCCGATGACGTGGCTTGA